The following coding sequences are from one Anguilla anguilla isolate fAngAng1 chromosome 12, fAngAng1.pri, whole genome shotgun sequence window:
- the LOC118209372 gene encoding extracellular calcium-sensing receptor-like produces MLLLTDIVLLVSFAGLGKPVCRPYGAEEFSQFSREGNVTIGGIFSFHHIPVSVDPTLQVNPGSIQCHGLDQGELQFAQTMIFAIEEINNSSEILPGISLGYKIFDSCPSVPLSVRASLALMNEYEEGTKACLKPSTVHAVIGETYSTSTIGIARTVGPFHIPVLSHSATCACLSNRQEYPNFFRTIPSDYYQSRALAKLVKHFGWTWVGAIRTNDDYGNNGMATFLKAAKDEGICIEYSVPIYRTDSRQKYLEIVEVIKKSSSKAIVAFIDGNDLEKLIKELFLQNVTGFQWVGSEGWITSGYIASQVNYAVVGGAIGFAVPNIQIPGLKEFIMSTRPSTRPGNMGLVELWESIFSCILIPRKGDNMKTCTGSESLYGTHSRYTDVSDTSLLNNVYKAVYAVAHSLHNLIMCKDGHGPFTNKTCADKTRIETWQVLHYLTQVNFTTKHGERIHFDKQGDPAARYSLVNWQLNSHGAVVFEIIGLYDASLPEGQQFVMKDDVQAVWAGGQQEVPRSICSESCLPGTRRAFVKGKPICCFDCIPCAEGEFSNTTIEFWHILLYTNTDIVSKRHHYHLFNVD; encoded by the exons ATGCTGCTGCTCACAGACATTGTGTTACTCGTCTCATTTGCTGGCCTTGGAAAACCTGTGTGTCGACCATATGGAGCTGAAGAATTCTCACAGTTTTCAAGAGAAGGCAATGTCACAATTGGaggcattttttcatttcatcacaTTCCAGTAAGTGTAGATCCAACACTTCAAGTCAACCCTGGAAGTATTCAATGTCATGG GCTTGATCAAGGAGAACTGCAGTTTGCTCAAACTATGATCTTTGCCATAGAAGAGATAAATAACAGCTCTGAGATTCTCCCAGGAATTTCTTTGGGCTACAAGATATTTGACTCCTGTCCAAGTGTTCCTCTCTCTGTAAGGGCATCCTTGGCTCTAATGAACGAGTATGAGGAAGGCACAAAGGCCTGCCTCAAACCTTCAACAGTCCATGCAGTAATTGGAGAGACATACTCCACTTCAACCATCGGGATCGCAAGAACAGTGGGACCATTCCACATACCTGTG CTCAGTCATTCAGCCACATGTGCATGTCTCAGTAACAGACAGGAGTACCCAAATTTCTTCAGGACCATTCCTAGTGACTACTATCAAAGCAGAGCTCTGGCAAAGCTGGTCAAGCACTTTGGCTGGACCTGGGTTGGTGCCATCAGAACAAACGATGACTATGGCAACAACGGAAtggctacatttttaaaagcagccaaGGATGAGGGGATCTGCATAGAGTACTCAGTGCCCATCTACAGAACTGATTCTAGACAAAAATATCTTGAGATTGTGGAGGTCATTAAAAAATCATCTTCTAAAGCGATTGTTGCTTTCATAGACGGTAATGATTTAGAGAAACTTATCAAAGAACTATTCCTGCAGAATGTgacaggttttcagtgggtgggCAGTGAAGGCTGGATTACATCCGGGTACATTGCCTCCCAGGTGAACTACGCAGTTGTGGGAGGGGCCATTGGCTTTGCTGTCCCTAACATCCAAATACCAGGACTGAAGGAGTTTATCATGAGCACCCGCCCATCGACCAGGCCTGGGAACATGGGCTTGGTAGAGCTCTGGGAGAGTATTTTCAGCTGCATTCTAATACCTCGCAAAGGTGACAACATGAAAACTTGCACAGGATCAGAGTCTTTGTATGGAACACACAGCCGCTACACAGATGTATCAGACACCAGCTTGCTGAACAATGTATATAAGGCTGTGTATGCTGTGGCCCATTCGCTGCACAATCTCATCATGTGCAAAGACGGACATGGAcctttcacaaacaaaacctgCGCAGACAAAACCAGAATAGAAACTTGGCAG GTGCTTcattatttgacccaggtaaACTTCACCACTAAACATGGTGAGAGGATTCACTTTGATAAACAGGGGGACCCTGCAGCAAGATACTCATTGGTAAACTGGCAGCTGAATTCCCATGGTGCTGTTGTGTTTGAGATCATAGGGCTATATGATGCATCTCTGCCAGAGGGGCAGCAGTTTGTGATGAAGGATGATGTTCAAGCTGTCTGGGCAGGCGGTCAGCAAGAG GTGCCGAGGTCAATCTGCAGTGAGAGCTGCCTTCCTGGGACACGCAGGGCTTTCGTGAAGGGAAAACCTATCTGCTGCTTTGACTGTATTCCATGTGCAGAAGGAGAATTCAGCAACACCACAATTGAGTTTTGGCATATCTTACTATATACCAATACAGACATTGTTTCCAAGAGGCACCACtaccatttatttaatgtagacTAA